A portion of the Symphalangus syndactylus isolate Jambi chromosome 13, NHGRI_mSymSyn1-v2.1_pri, whole genome shotgun sequence genome contains these proteins:
- the TUBB4A gene encoding tubulin beta-4A chain isoform X11, which produces MREIVHLQAGQCGNQIGAKFWEVISDEHGIDPTGTYHGDSDLQLERINVYYNEATGGNYVPRAVLVDLEPGTMDSVRSGPFGQIFRPDNFVFGQSGAGNNWAKGHYTEGAELVDAVLDVVRKEVDEQMLSVQSKNSSYFVEWIPNNVKTAVCDIPPRGLKMAATFIGNSTAIQELFKRISEQFTAMFRRKAFLHWYTGEGMDEMEFTEAESNMNDLVSEYQQYQDATAEEGEFEEEAEEEVA; this is translated from the exons TTTTGGGAGGTTATCAGTGACGAACATGGCATCGAccccacaggcacataccatggGGACAGTGACCTGCAACTGGAGAGGATCAACGTGTACTACAACGAGGCCACAG GAGGAAATTATGTCCCCAGAGCGGTGCTGGTGGACCTGGAACCCGGCACCATGGACTCTGTCCGTTCCGGCCCCTTCGGTCAGATCTTTCGGCCGGACAACTTCGTTTTTG gCCAATCCGGAGCCGGCAACAACTGGGCAAAGGGGCACTACACGGAGGGCGCAGAGCTGGTGGACGCTGTCCTGGACGTAGTCCGGAAGGAG GTGGACGAGCAGATGCTGAGTGTGCAGAGCAAGAATAGCAGCTACTTCGTGGAGTGGATCCCCAACAACGTGAAGACGGCCGTGTGTGACATCCCACCCCGCGGCCTGAAGATGGCCGCGACCTTTATCGGCAACAGCACGGCCATCCAGGAGCTGTTCAAGCGCATCTCCGAGCAGTTCACGGCCATGTTCCGGCGCAAGGCCTTCTTGCACTGGTACACGGGCGAGGGCATGGACGAGATGGAGTTCACCGAGGCCGAGAGCAACATGAATGACCTGGTATCTGAGTACCAGCAGTACCAGGACGCCACAGCTGAGGAGGGCGAGTtcgaggaggaggcggaggaggaggtGGCCTAG
- the TUBB4A gene encoding tubulin beta-4A chain isoform X1, giving the protein MREIVHLQAGQCGNQIGAKFWEVISDEHGIDPTGTYHGDSDLQLERINVYYNEATGGNYVPRAVLVDLEPGTMDSVRSGPFGQIFRPDNFVFGQSGAGNNWAKGHYTEGAELVDAVLDVVRKEAESCDCLQGFQLTHSLGGGTGSGMGTLLISKIREEFPDRIMNTFSVVPSPKVSDTVVEPYNATLSVHQLVENTDETYCIDNEALYDICFRTLKLTTPTYGDLNHLVSATMSGVTTCLRFPGQLNADLRKLAVNMVPFPRLHFFMPGFAPLTSRGSQQYRALTVPELTQQMFDAKNMMAACDPRHGRYLTVAAVFRGRMSMKEVDEQMLSVQSKNSSYFVEWIPNNVKTAVCDIPPRGLKMAATFIGNSTAIQELFKRISEQFTAMFRRKAFLHWYTGEGMDEMEFTEAESNMNDLVSEYQQYQDATAEEGEFEEEAEEEVA; this is encoded by the exons TTTTGGGAGGTTATCAGTGACGAACATGGCATCGAccccacaggcacataccatggGGACAGTGACCTGCAACTGGAGAGGATCAACGTGTACTACAACGAGGCCACAG GAGGAAATTATGTCCCCAGAGCGGTGCTGGTGGACCTGGAACCCGGCACCATGGACTCTGTCCGTTCCGGCCCCTTCGGTCAGATCTTTCGGCCGGACAACTTCGTTTTTG gCCAATCCGGAGCCGGCAACAACTGGGCAAAGGGGCACTACACGGAGGGCGCAGAGCTGGTGGACGCTGTCCTGGACGTAGTCCGGAAGGAGGCCGAGAGCTGCGACTGCCTTCAGGGCTTCCAGCTGACCCACTCGCTGGGAGGTGGCACGGGGTCCGGGATGGGCACGCTGCTCATCAGTAAGATCCGAGAGGAGTTCCCAGACCGCATCATGAACACCTTCAGCGTGGTGCCCTCGCCCAAAGTGTCAGACACGGTGGTGGAGCCCTACAACGCCACTCTGTCTGTGCACCAGCTGGTGGAGAATACAGATGAGACCTACTGCATTGACAACGAGGCACTTTACGACATCTGTTTCCGCACCCTCAAGCTGACCACCCCCACTTACGGGGACCTCAACCACCTGGTGTCGGCCACCATGAGCGGGGTCACCACCTGCCTGCGTTTCCCGGGCCAGCTGAACGCCGACCTGCGCAAGCTGGCCGTCAACATGGTCCCCTTTCCTCGCCTTCACTTCTTCATGCCCGGCTTCGCACCCCTGACCAGCCGGGGCAGCCAGCAGTACCGGGCCCTGACGGTGCCCGAGCTCACCCAGCAGATGTTCGACGCCAAGAACATGATGGCTGCGTGCGACCCGCGCCACGGCCGCTACCTGACCGTGGCCGCCGTGTTCCGGGGCCGCATGTCCATGAAGGAGGTGGACGAGCAGATGCTGAGTGTGCAGAGCAAGAATAGCAGCTACTTCGTGGAGTGGATCCCCAACAACGTGAAGACGGCCGTGTGTGACATCCCACCCCGCGGCCTGAAGATGGCCGCGACCTTTATCGGCAACAGCACGGCCATCCAGGAGCTGTTCAAGCGCATCTCCGAGCAGTTCACGGCCATGTTCCGGCGCAAGGCCTTCTTGCACTGGTACACGGGCGAGGGCATGGACGAGATGGAGTTCACCGAGGCCGAGAGCAACATGAATGACCTGGTATCTGAGTACCAGCAGTACCAGGACGCCACAGCTGAGGAGGGCGAGTtcgaggaggaggcggaggaggaggtGGCCTAG
- the TUBB4A gene encoding tubulin beta-4A chain isoform X9: MREIVHLQAGQCGNQIGAKFWEVISDEHGIDPTGTYHGDSDLQLERINVYYNEATGGNYVPRAVLVDLEPGTMDSVRSGPFGQIFRPDNFVFGQSGAGNNWAKGHYTEGAELVDAVLDVVRKEAESCDCLQGFQLTTPTYGDLNHLVSATMSGVTTCLRFPGQLNADLRKLAVNMVPFPRLHFFMPGFAPLTSRGSQQYRALTVPELTQQMFDAKNMMAACDPRHGRYLTVAAVFRGRMSMKEVDEQMLSVQSKNSSYFVEWIPNNVKTAVCDIPPRGLKMAATFIGNSTAIQELFKRISEQFTAMFRRKAFLHWYTGEGMDEMEFTEAESNMNDLVSEYQQYQDATAEEGEFEEEAEEEVA; the protein is encoded by the exons TTTTGGGAGGTTATCAGTGACGAACATGGCATCGAccccacaggcacataccatggGGACAGTGACCTGCAACTGGAGAGGATCAACGTGTACTACAACGAGGCCACAG GAGGAAATTATGTCCCCAGAGCGGTGCTGGTGGACCTGGAACCCGGCACCATGGACTCTGTCCGTTCCGGCCCCTTCGGTCAGATCTTTCGGCCGGACAACTTCGTTTTTG gCCAATCCGGAGCCGGCAACAACTGGGCAAAGGGGCACTACACGGAGGGCGCAGAGCTGGTGGACGCTGTCCTGGACGTAGTCCGGAAGGAGGCCGAGAGCTGCGACTGCCTTCAGGGCTTCC AGCTGACCACCCCCACTTACGGGGACCTCAACCACCTGGTGTCGGCCACCATGAGCGGGGTCACCACCTGCCTGCGTTTCCCGGGCCAGCTGAACGCCGACCTGCGCAAGCTGGCCGTCAACATGGTCCCCTTTCCTCGCCTTCACTTCTTCATGCCCGGCTTCGCACCCCTGACCAGCCGGGGCAGCCAGCAGTACCGGGCCCTGACGGTGCCCGAGCTCACCCAGCAGATGTTCGACGCCAAGAACATGATGGCTGCGTGCGACCCGCGCCACGGCCGCTACCTGACCGTGGCCGCCGTGTTCCGGGGCCGCATGTCCATGAAGGAGGTGGACGAGCAGATGCTGAGTGTGCAGAGCAAGAATAGCAGCTACTTCGTGGAGTGGATCCCCAACAACGTGAAGACGGCCGTGTGTGACATCCCACCCCGCGGCCTGAAGATGGCCGCGACCTTTATCGGCAACAGCACGGCCATCCAGGAGCTGTTCAAGCGCATCTCCGAGCAGTTCACGGCCATGTTCCGGCGCAAGGCCTTCTTGCACTGGTACACGGGCGAGGGCATGGACGAGATGGAGTTCACCGAGGCCGAGAGCAACATGAATGACCTGGTATCTGAGTACCAGCAGTACCAGGACGCCACAGCTGAGGAGGGCGAGTtcgaggaggaggcggaggaggaggtGGCCTAG
- the TUBB4A gene encoding tubulin beta-4A chain isoform X3 translates to MREIVHLQAGQCGNQIGAKFWEVISDEHGIDPTGTYHGDSDLQLERINVYYNEATGGNYVPRAVLVDLEPGTMDSVRSGPFGQIFRPDNFVFGQSGAGNNWSCDCLQGFQLTHSLGGGTGSGMGTLLISKIREEFPDRIMNTFSVVPSPKVSDTVVEPYNATLSVHQLVENTDETYCIDNEALYDICFRTLKLTTPTYGDLNHLVSATMSGVTTCLRFPGQLNADLRKLAVNMVPFPRLHFFMPGFAPLTSRGSQQYRALTVPELTQQMFDAKNMMAACDPRHGRYLTVAAVFRGRMSMKEVDEQMLSVQSKNSSYFVEWIPNNVKTAVCDIPPRGLKMAATFIGNSTAIQELFKRISEQFTAMFRRKAFLHWYTGEGMDEMEFTEAESNMNDLVSEYQQYQDATAEEGEFEEEAEEEVA, encoded by the exons TTTTGGGAGGTTATCAGTGACGAACATGGCATCGAccccacaggcacataccatggGGACAGTGACCTGCAACTGGAGAGGATCAACGTGTACTACAACGAGGCCACAG GAGGAAATTATGTCCCCAGAGCGGTGCTGGTGGACCTGGAACCCGGCACCATGGACTCTGTCCGTTCCGGCCCCTTCGGTCAGATCTTTCGGCCGGACAACTTCGTTTTTG gCCAATCCGGAGCCGGCAACAACTGG AGCTGCGACTGCCTTCAGGGCTTCCAGCTGACCCACTCGCTGGGAGGTGGCACGGGGTCCGGGATGGGCACGCTGCTCATCAGTAAGATCCGAGAGGAGTTCCCAGACCGCATCATGAACACCTTCAGCGTGGTGCCCTCGCCCAAAGTGTCAGACACGGTGGTGGAGCCCTACAACGCCACTCTGTCTGTGCACCAGCTGGTGGAGAATACAGATGAGACCTACTGCATTGACAACGAGGCACTTTACGACATCTGTTTCCGCACCCTCAAGCTGACCACCCCCACTTACGGGGACCTCAACCACCTGGTGTCGGCCACCATGAGCGGGGTCACCACCTGCCTGCGTTTCCCGGGCCAGCTGAACGCCGACCTGCGCAAGCTGGCCGTCAACATGGTCCCCTTTCCTCGCCTTCACTTCTTCATGCCCGGCTTCGCACCCCTGACCAGCCGGGGCAGCCAGCAGTACCGGGCCCTGACGGTGCCCGAGCTCACCCAGCAGATGTTCGACGCCAAGAACATGATGGCTGCGTGCGACCCGCGCCACGGCCGCTACCTGACCGTGGCCGCCGTGTTCCGGGGCCGCATGTCCATGAAGGAGGTGGACGAGCAGATGCTGAGTGTGCAGAGCAAGAATAGCAGCTACTTCGTGGAGTGGATCCCCAACAACGTGAAGACGGCCGTGTGTGACATCCCACCCCGCGGCCTGAAGATGGCCGCGACCTTTATCGGCAACAGCACGGCCATCCAGGAGCTGTTCAAGCGCATCTCCGAGCAGTTCACGGCCATGTTCCGGCGCAAGGCCTTCTTGCACTGGTACACGGGCGAGGGCATGGACGAGATGGAGTTCACCGAGGCCGAGAGCAACATGAATGACCTGGTATCTGAGTACCAGCAGTACCAGGACGCCACAGCTGAGGAGGGCGAGTtcgaggaggaggcggaggaggaggtGGCCTAG
- the TUBB4A gene encoding tubulin beta-4A chain isoform X7, with translation MREIVHLQAGQCGNQIGAKFWEVISDEHGIDPTGTYHGDSDLQLERINVYYNEATGGNYVPRAVLVDLEPGTMDSVRSGPFGQIFRPDNFGFQLTHSLGGGTGSGMGTLLISKIREEFPDRIMNTFSVVPSPKVSDTVVEPYNATLSVHQLVENTDETYCIDNEALYDICFRTLKLTTPTYGDLNHLVSATMSGVTTCLRFPGQLNADLRKLAVNMVPFPRLHFFMPGFAPLTSRGSQQYRALTVPELTQQMFDAKNMMAACDPRHGRYLTVAAVFRGRMSMKEVDEQMLSVQSKNSSYFVEWIPNNVKTAVCDIPPRGLKMAATFIGNSTAIQELFKRISEQFTAMFRRKAFLHWYTGEGMDEMEFTEAESNMNDLVSEYQQYQDATAEEGEFEEEAEEEVA, from the exons TTTTGGGAGGTTATCAGTGACGAACATGGCATCGAccccacaggcacataccatggGGACAGTGACCTGCAACTGGAGAGGATCAACGTGTACTACAACGAGGCCACAG GAGGAAATTATGTCCCCAGAGCGGTGCTGGTGGACCTGGAACCCGGCACCATGGACTCTGTCCGTTCCGGCCCCTTCGGTCAGATCTTTCGGCCGGACAACTTC GGCTTCCAGCTGACCCACTCGCTGGGAGGTGGCACGGGGTCCGGGATGGGCACGCTGCTCATCAGTAAGATCCGAGAGGAGTTCCCAGACCGCATCATGAACACCTTCAGCGTGGTGCCCTCGCCCAAAGTGTCAGACACGGTGGTGGAGCCCTACAACGCCACTCTGTCTGTGCACCAGCTGGTGGAGAATACAGATGAGACCTACTGCATTGACAACGAGGCACTTTACGACATCTGTTTCCGCACCCTCAAGCTGACCACCCCCACTTACGGGGACCTCAACCACCTGGTGTCGGCCACCATGAGCGGGGTCACCACCTGCCTGCGTTTCCCGGGCCAGCTGAACGCCGACCTGCGCAAGCTGGCCGTCAACATGGTCCCCTTTCCTCGCCTTCACTTCTTCATGCCCGGCTTCGCACCCCTGACCAGCCGGGGCAGCCAGCAGTACCGGGCCCTGACGGTGCCCGAGCTCACCCAGCAGATGTTCGACGCCAAGAACATGATGGCTGCGTGCGACCCGCGCCACGGCCGCTACCTGACCGTGGCCGCCGTGTTCCGGGGCCGCATGTCCATGAAGGAGGTGGACGAGCAGATGCTGAGTGTGCAGAGCAAGAATAGCAGCTACTTCGTGGAGTGGATCCCCAACAACGTGAAGACGGCCGTGTGTGACATCCCACCCCGCGGCCTGAAGATGGCCGCGACCTTTATCGGCAACAGCACGGCCATCCAGGAGCTGTTCAAGCGCATCTCCGAGCAGTTCACGGCCATGTTCCGGCGCAAGGCCTTCTTGCACTGGTACACGGGCGAGGGCATGGACGAGATGGAGTTCACCGAGGCCGAGAGCAACATGAATGACCTGGTATCTGAGTACCAGCAGTACCAGGACGCCACAGCTGAGGAGGGCGAGTtcgaggaggaggcggaggaggaggtGGCCTAG
- the TUBB4A gene encoding tubulin beta-4A chain isoform X10 — translation MREIVHLQAGQCGNQIGAKFWEVISDEHGIDPTGTYHGDSDLQLERINLTHSLGGGTGSGMGTLLISKIREEFPDRIMNTFSVVPSPKVSDTVVEPYNATLSVHQLVENTDETYCIDNEALYDICFRTLKLTTPTYGDLNHLVSATMSGVTTCLRFPGQLNADLRKLAVNMVPFPRLHFFMPGFAPLTSRGSQQYRALTVPELTQQMFDAKNMMAACDPRHGRYLTVAAVFRGRMSMKEVDEQMLSVQSKNSSYFVEWIPNNVKTAVCDIPPRGLKMAATFIGNSTAIQELFKRISEQFTAMFRRKAFLHWYTGEGMDEMEFTEAESNMNDLVSEYQQYQDATAEEGEFEEEAEEEVA, via the exons TTTTGGGAGGTTATCAGTGACGAACATGGCATCGAccccacaggcacataccatggGGACAGTGACCTGCAACTGGAGAGGATCAAC CTGACCCACTCGCTGGGAGGTGGCACGGGGTCCGGGATGGGCACGCTGCTCATCAGTAAGATCCGAGAGGAGTTCCCAGACCGCATCATGAACACCTTCAGCGTGGTGCCCTCGCCCAAAGTGTCAGACACGGTGGTGGAGCCCTACAACGCCACTCTGTCTGTGCACCAGCTGGTGGAGAATACAGATGAGACCTACTGCATTGACAACGAGGCACTTTACGACATCTGTTTCCGCACCCTCAAGCTGACCACCCCCACTTACGGGGACCTCAACCACCTGGTGTCGGCCACCATGAGCGGGGTCACCACCTGCCTGCGTTTCCCGGGCCAGCTGAACGCCGACCTGCGCAAGCTGGCCGTCAACATGGTCCCCTTTCCTCGCCTTCACTTCTTCATGCCCGGCTTCGCACCCCTGACCAGCCGGGGCAGCCAGCAGTACCGGGCCCTGACGGTGCCCGAGCTCACCCAGCAGATGTTCGACGCCAAGAACATGATGGCTGCGTGCGACCCGCGCCACGGCCGCTACCTGACCGTGGCCGCCGTGTTCCGGGGCCGCATGTCCATGAAGGAGGTGGACGAGCAGATGCTGAGTGTGCAGAGCAAGAATAGCAGCTACTTCGTGGAGTGGATCCCCAACAACGTGAAGACGGCCGTGTGTGACATCCCACCCCGCGGCCTGAAGATGGCCGCGACCTTTATCGGCAACAGCACGGCCATCCAGGAGCTGTTCAAGCGCATCTCCGAGCAGTTCACGGCCATGTTCCGGCGCAAGGCCTTCTTGCACTGGTACACGGGCGAGGGCATGGACGAGATGGAGTTCACCGAGGCCGAGAGCAACATGAATGACCTGGTATCTGAGTACCAGCAGTACCAGGACGCCACAGCTGAGGAGGGCGAGTtcgaggaggaggcggaggaggaggtGGCCTAG
- the TUBB4A gene encoding tubulin beta-4A chain isoform X6, giving the protein MREIVHLQAGQCGNQIGAKFWEVISDEHGIDPTGTYHGDSDLQLERINVYYNEATGQSGAGNNWAKGHYTEGAELVDAVLDVVRKEAESCDCLQGFQLTHSLGGGTGSGMGTLLISKIREEFPDRIMNTFSVVPSPKVSDTVVEPYNATLSVHQLVENTDETYCIDNEALYDICFRTLKLTTPTYGDLNHLVSATMSGVTTCLRFPGQLNADLRKLAVNMVPFPRLHFFMPGFAPLTSRGSQQYRALTVPELTQQMFDAKNMMAACDPRHGRYLTVAAVFRGRMSMKEVDEQMLSVQSKNSSYFVEWIPNNVKTAVCDIPPRGLKMAATFIGNSTAIQELFKRISEQFTAMFRRKAFLHWYTGEGMDEMEFTEAESNMNDLVSEYQQYQDATAEEGEFEEEAEEEVA; this is encoded by the exons TTTTGGGAGGTTATCAGTGACGAACATGGCATCGAccccacaggcacataccatggGGACAGTGACCTGCAACTGGAGAGGATCAACGTGTACTACAACGAGGCCACAG gCCAATCCGGAGCCGGCAACAACTGGGCAAAGGGGCACTACACGGAGGGCGCAGAGCTGGTGGACGCTGTCCTGGACGTAGTCCGGAAGGAGGCCGAGAGCTGCGACTGCCTTCAGGGCTTCCAGCTGACCCACTCGCTGGGAGGTGGCACGGGGTCCGGGATGGGCACGCTGCTCATCAGTAAGATCCGAGAGGAGTTCCCAGACCGCATCATGAACACCTTCAGCGTGGTGCCCTCGCCCAAAGTGTCAGACACGGTGGTGGAGCCCTACAACGCCACTCTGTCTGTGCACCAGCTGGTGGAGAATACAGATGAGACCTACTGCATTGACAACGAGGCACTTTACGACATCTGTTTCCGCACCCTCAAGCTGACCACCCCCACTTACGGGGACCTCAACCACCTGGTGTCGGCCACCATGAGCGGGGTCACCACCTGCCTGCGTTTCCCGGGCCAGCTGAACGCCGACCTGCGCAAGCTGGCCGTCAACATGGTCCCCTTTCCTCGCCTTCACTTCTTCATGCCCGGCTTCGCACCCCTGACCAGCCGGGGCAGCCAGCAGTACCGGGCCCTGACGGTGCCCGAGCTCACCCAGCAGATGTTCGACGCCAAGAACATGATGGCTGCGTGCGACCCGCGCCACGGCCGCTACCTGACCGTGGCCGCCGTGTTCCGGGGCCGCATGTCCATGAAGGAGGTGGACGAGCAGATGCTGAGTGTGCAGAGCAAGAATAGCAGCTACTTCGTGGAGTGGATCCCCAACAACGTGAAGACGGCCGTGTGTGACATCCCACCCCGCGGCCTGAAGATGGCCGCGACCTTTATCGGCAACAGCACGGCCATCCAGGAGCTGTTCAAGCGCATCTCCGAGCAGTTCACGGCCATGTTCCGGCGCAAGGCCTTCTTGCACTGGTACACGGGCGAGGGCATGGACGAGATGGAGTTCACCGAGGCCGAGAGCAACATGAATGACCTGGTATCTGAGTACCAGCAGTACCAGGACGCCACAGCTGAGGAGGGCGAGTtcgaggaggaggcggaggaggaggtGGCCTAG
- the TUBB4A gene encoding tubulin beta-4A chain isoform X8 → MREIVHLQAGQCGNYVPRAVLVDLEPGTMDSVRSGPFGQIFRPDNFVFGQSGAGNNWAKGHYTEGAELVDAVLDVVRKEAESCDCLQGFQLTHSLGGGTGSGMGTLLISKIREEFPDRIMNTFSVVPSPKVSDTVVEPYNATLSVHQLVENTDETYCIDNEALYDICFRTLKLTTPTYGDLNHLVSATMSGVTTCLRFPGQLNADLRKLAVNMVPFPRLHFFMPGFAPLTSRGSQQYRALTVPELTQQMFDAKNMMAACDPRHGRYLTVAAVFRGRMSMKEVDEQMLSVQSKNSSYFVEWIPNNVKTAVCDIPPRGLKMAATFIGNSTAIQELFKRISEQFTAMFRRKAFLHWYTGEGMDEMEFTEAESNMNDLVSEYQQYQDATAEEGEFEEEAEEEVA, encoded by the exons GAAATTATGTCCCCAGAGCGGTGCTGGTGGACCTGGAACCCGGCACCATGGACTCTGTCCGTTCCGGCCCCTTCGGTCAGATCTTTCGGCCGGACAACTTCGTTTTTG gCCAATCCGGAGCCGGCAACAACTGGGCAAAGGGGCACTACACGGAGGGCGCAGAGCTGGTGGACGCTGTCCTGGACGTAGTCCGGAAGGAGGCCGAGAGCTGCGACTGCCTTCAGGGCTTCCAGCTGACCCACTCGCTGGGAGGTGGCACGGGGTCCGGGATGGGCACGCTGCTCATCAGTAAGATCCGAGAGGAGTTCCCAGACCGCATCATGAACACCTTCAGCGTGGTGCCCTCGCCCAAAGTGTCAGACACGGTGGTGGAGCCCTACAACGCCACTCTGTCTGTGCACCAGCTGGTGGAGAATACAGATGAGACCTACTGCATTGACAACGAGGCACTTTACGACATCTGTTTCCGCACCCTCAAGCTGACCACCCCCACTTACGGGGACCTCAACCACCTGGTGTCGGCCACCATGAGCGGGGTCACCACCTGCCTGCGTTTCCCGGGCCAGCTGAACGCCGACCTGCGCAAGCTGGCCGTCAACATGGTCCCCTTTCCTCGCCTTCACTTCTTCATGCCCGGCTTCGCACCCCTGACCAGCCGGGGCAGCCAGCAGTACCGGGCCCTGACGGTGCCCGAGCTCACCCAGCAGATGTTCGACGCCAAGAACATGATGGCTGCGTGCGACCCGCGCCACGGCCGCTACCTGACCGTGGCCGCCGTGTTCCGGGGCCGCATGTCCATGAAGGAGGTGGACGAGCAGATGCTGAGTGTGCAGAGCAAGAATAGCAGCTACTTCGTGGAGTGGATCCCCAACAACGTGAAGACGGCCGTGTGTGACATCCCACCCCGCGGCCTGAAGATGGCCGCGACCTTTATCGGCAACAGCACGGCCATCCAGGAGCTGTTCAAGCGCATCTCCGAGCAGTTCACGGCCATGTTCCGGCGCAAGGCCTTCTTGCACTGGTACACGGGCGAGGGCATGGACGAGATGGAGTTCACCGAGGCCGAGAGCAACATGAATGACCTGGTATCTGAGTACCAGCAGTACCAGGACGCCACAGCTGAGGAGGGCGAGTtcgaggaggaggcggaggaggaggtGGCCTAG
- the TUBB4A gene encoding tubulin beta-4A chain isoform X2: MREIVHLQAGQCGNQIGAKFWEVISDEHGIDPTGTYHGDSDLQLERINVYYNEATGSAGGNYVPRAVLVDLEPGTMDSVRSGPFGQIFRPDNFVFGQSGAGNNWAKGHYTEGAELVDAVLDVVRKEAESCDCLQGFQLTHSLGGGTGSGMGTLLISKIREEFPDRIMNTFSVVPSPKVSDTVVEPYNATLSVHQLVENTDETYCIDNEALYDICFRTLKLTTPTYGDLNHLVSATMSGVTTCLRFPGQLNADLRKLAVNMVPFPRLHFFMPGFAPLTSRGSQQYRALTVPELTQQMFDAKNMMAACDPRHGRYLTVAAVFRGRMSMKEVDEQMLSVQSKNSSYFVEWIPNNVKTAVCDIPPRGLKMAATFIGNSTAIQELFKRISEQFTAMFRRKAFLHWYTGEGMDEMEFTEAESNMNDLVSEYQQYQDATAEEGEFEEEAEEEVA; the protein is encoded by the exons TTTTGGGAGGTTATCAGTGACGAACATGGCATCGAccccacaggcacataccatggGGACAGTGACCTGCAACTGGAGAGGATCAACGTGTACTACAACGAGGCCACAGGTAG TGCAGGAGGAAATTATGTCCCCAGAGCGGTGCTGGTGGACCTGGAACCCGGCACCATGGACTCTGTCCGTTCCGGCCCCTTCGGTCAGATCTTTCGGCCGGACAACTTCGTTTTTG gCCAATCCGGAGCCGGCAACAACTGGGCAAAGGGGCACTACACGGAGGGCGCAGAGCTGGTGGACGCTGTCCTGGACGTAGTCCGGAAGGAGGCCGAGAGCTGCGACTGCCTTCAGGGCTTCCAGCTGACCCACTCGCTGGGAGGTGGCACGGGGTCCGGGATGGGCACGCTGCTCATCAGTAAGATCCGAGAGGAGTTCCCAGACCGCATCATGAACACCTTCAGCGTGGTGCCCTCGCCCAAAGTGTCAGACACGGTGGTGGAGCCCTACAACGCCACTCTGTCTGTGCACCAGCTGGTGGAGAATACAGATGAGACCTACTGCATTGACAACGAGGCACTTTACGACATCTGTTTCCGCACCCTCAAGCTGACCACCCCCACTTACGGGGACCTCAACCACCTGGTGTCGGCCACCATGAGCGGGGTCACCACCTGCCTGCGTTTCCCGGGCCAGCTGAACGCCGACCTGCGCAAGCTGGCCGTCAACATGGTCCCCTTTCCTCGCCTTCACTTCTTCATGCCCGGCTTCGCACCCCTGACCAGCCGGGGCAGCCAGCAGTACCGGGCCCTGACGGTGCCCGAGCTCACCCAGCAGATGTTCGACGCCAAGAACATGATGGCTGCGTGCGACCCGCGCCACGGCCGCTACCTGACCGTGGCCGCCGTGTTCCGGGGCCGCATGTCCATGAAGGAGGTGGACGAGCAGATGCTGAGTGTGCAGAGCAAGAATAGCAGCTACTTCGTGGAGTGGATCCCCAACAACGTGAAGACGGCCGTGTGTGACATCCCACCCCGCGGCCTGAAGATGGCCGCGACCTTTATCGGCAACAGCACGGCCATCCAGGAGCTGTTCAAGCGCATCTCCGAGCAGTTCACGGCCATGTTCCGGCGCAAGGCCTTCTTGCACTGGTACACGGGCGAGGGCATGGACGAGATGGAGTTCACCGAGGCCGAGAGCAACATGAATGACCTGGTATCTGAGTACCAGCAGTACCAGGACGCCACAGCTGAGGAGGGCGAGTtcgaggaggaggcggaggaggaggtGGCCTAG